The Litoribacterium kuwaitense region TATCCGAAAGTATACTTCTCCGGCAAGAGGATCAAAGAAGTGGGGCAAACTGTATAAAGAGCGAACCGCTGTCGAAAGGGTCAACGCATATCTAAAAGAATTCTTTGGACTCAATCATGTCCGTCATCGGACAGGTAAGAAGGCAAGGCTTCATTTCCAATTGGTGACGCTTGTTTATAATGC contains the following coding sequences:
- a CDS encoding transposase is translated as IRKYTSPARGSKKWGKLYKERTAVERVNAYLKEFFGLNHVRHRTGKKARLHFQLVTLVYNASRLATDRIKKMKAEQMSKAA